Proteins encoded within one genomic window of Romeriopsis navalis LEGE 11480:
- a CDS encoding MarR family winged helix-turn-helix transcriptional regulator, producing the protein MPQPKRPSEAAKESFIPTMRELARAYQAFSAYSESHIRQFDLTPSQFDVIATLGNTNGMSMGEIGERTLITKGTLTGVIDRLIKKDLVQRETPDGDRRSVLVQLTPQGEAVFQQVFPAHIAHLKERFDQLDPSELELLKVLLRRLQQAF; encoded by the coding sequence AATCTTTCATCCCAACCATGCGGGAGCTAGCGAGGGCTTATCAAGCATTTTCTGCCTACTCCGAATCGCACATTCGACAATTCGATCTCACCCCATCACAGTTCGATGTGATCGCCACTCTAGGAAATACGAACGGCATGAGCATGGGGGAAATTGGCGAACGCACATTGATCACAAAAGGCACACTGACTGGGGTGATCGATCGGCTGATCAAAAAAGACCTGGTTCAGCGTGAAACCCCCGATGGCGACCGCCGCAGTGTCCTCGTCCAACTCACACCCCAAGGCGAAGCAGTTTTCCAGCAAGTCTTTCCAGCCCATATCGCCCACCTCAAAGAACGCTTCGACCAACTCGACCCATCAGAACTTGAACTTCTCAAAGTCCTCCTCCGTCGATTGCAACAGGCTTTCTAA